gagatatttcatgctagatgttaaatgatggttcccacatggttaggtgactcacatgggctgctaagagctgatcattggagtgtatataccaatagtaaatacatttagaagctgtgtattgtacgagtacaaatacgagtgcatatgagtagaattgttgatgaaaatgaatgaggatgtaattgtaagcatttttgttaaatagaagtactttgataagtgtcttgaagcctttcaaaagtgtatgaatacatattaaaacactacatgtatatacattttaactgagtcgttaagttatcgttagttgttacatgtaagtgttgttttgaaacctttaagttaacgatcttgttaaatgttgctaacccattgtttattatatctaatgagatgttaaattattatattattatgataatatgatgtattaatatatcttaatatgatatatatatatatatatatatatatatatatatatatatatatatatatatatacatttaaatgtcgttacaacgataatcgttacatatatgtctcgtttcgaaacccttaagttagtagtcttgtttttacatatgtaattcattgttaatacacttaatgatatgtttacttatcacttatcatatttaaacatagtgtaacaatatcttaatatgattcatatgtatttagtaagacgttgttataacgataatcgttatatatatcgtttcgagtttcttaattcgataaactcatttttatgtataacactcattgttaatatacttagtgagatacttacttatcataatctcatgttaaccatatatatgtctatatatataacatcatgtagtttttacgaatttgtaacgttcgtgaatcgccggtcaatttgggtggtcaattgtctatatgaaatctatttcaattaatcaagtcttaacaagtttgattgcttaacatgttggaacatttaatcatgtaaatatcaatttcattatatatatataaacatggaaaagttcgggtcactacatgtgacACGTAAGCCCTACACGTCGGTCCTAAAGGGCTCAAGCCCAATTCTCAAAATCGATTGGCCCGTCAAGTGAATCCACGACGCGTTGTGGGTCCATGAGTCATAATCCCCAGTTCTTCTTATAAAACTACTATCAAACATCACAAATGAATAATAGTTTTCAAAGCATTACATATCTCTACATGAGCGTCACGTCAGCATTTCTTCTCATCACAAATGAATAACAGATCCACTCGGAacccacttccttgataaactgagacccactatattaattaattatgcCAAATTATATGTTGGGAAGCATAGAATACAGCCCAAAACTCTAATCAGCTGGTGATTCCCGCAATGGCATATGCTTTAAAAGCACGAACGAAATGGTGAAACACCATCAGTATCACAATGAATGAAAATGAATAGCAGGAGTGCATGACATTGCCAATAGCATCATCACCATCAAATGAATGGGACAAATCCGTTGGTAGTGCTTTAAATATTCATCTACTACTTCACATTTGAGAAATTATTATTACTCTACTAATCCCCTAGTTATATTTAATTATAAACTGCTTAACCACTCTCTCGGCTTTTAATCGGAGAGTTAACACCAACTCCTACCAATAATCCATCCCTTAATCGCACACTTGATCAGTAAGGATACATTGTATTTGAATTTGAATTTAATGTCGCTCTCGCTTATACGTGATCCCTGTATACACATAACAGAAATTATAACAGCAATTTCGTTTCTCAACCAATGTACTCAAATGAACAATAATACAGAACATGAAATATACTTGTACAATATCTTAGTATAATCAGAATATAGTATAAAGTCTCCCTCATATCAAAAAATCTGCTAACAGAAAACAGACGTATATGAAACCATCACCACGTAATCGTGTCAGATCCACTGTATTTGCAGTATGTTTTCTTGTAATCATTTAGAACCTTAACCAAAACAAAGCACACGTACAGGTTGGTTAGACTACGATCACACAagatattcattttaacatatcaAATGCTTTTGACTGCCTTAATCGAGGATCCACAAAAGTCTTCGGTTAGGAGCGGGAGGTGCTAATCCTGGTATATCTGGAATGTTCTTGTTGTTTGGATGCACAAGCTGAAGATTGACAGTTGTACAACAAATTACAAATtcatatatcatttatttatatataagaaAAAACCATTTCTTCCAACTATCATCAGTTTTGTTTTCTCGGTATAATTTTATGTAAATAATTTTGCAAATCTAAAATTAATAAGTCAAAAGTAAGCATGTACCTTGACGATAATGACTGCTATAACACCAACCACAATAAGGAAAAGTAAAGCCATAATGCATCGATCAGTTGCAACCTATACAagaaataacaatatatatatatatatatatatatatatatatatatatatatatatatatatatatatatatatatatgaaattatggAAATAAGGTTGTGAATAGTTCAGATATTGACCTGCCTACCAATTTCCTTCACCAATTGAGAAGCTTTCTTGATTGAAAAATGGATCGAGTCAAGTTCGTTAACAATTCTACTCATTTGTTCTGTCtgaatatttttttacacacacacacacaaaaaaaaaaataaaaaaatacaaggaTTAGTCTCCATTTGAAAAAATGTACTACTACTTTAAACTTCAAAGACCTAAAAATGATAGCATACTTGCGCTTTAAGTGCAGCTGCAGTCTCAGTTCCAACATTTACCGTCTCATGAACAACCTACAATTACCAAATATTTAAACCAATTTATtatatgtataaaaaaaatttCCTAGCAGTATTATATGAGTTCTAAAGCATTGAATTGAATAGATCtgtttattattataaaaaaaaaaaaaaaaaaaaataccttttTTGAACGTTCAATAGCTTGATCAGTCTCATCCATCATATGATGACCATTGTCCATTAGTTGCTGATTTGTCATAGCTGAAAAATAAACACAAATTTCTCGAATTTTACTCTCGTTTTGATATTAAATAAGTAGCCTCAAAAAAATCGTAATATGCATAAGAAAATCCAAAATCTAAGTCAACAAAGTTATTTCAACATTCTTACATGAGGCTAGCAAGCCATTATCTTCCTCAAATCCTTCAGCGGGCCCACCAAAAAGATCAACTCGTTTGTTCTCAATGTTGCTAGCATATCTATATCACCAATCAAAAAGTGATATGAATTAACAACATCATTGAATAACATGAAGTTATACTCACAGTAATTGGATTCAAAGAAAAGATAATTTATATTATTCACTGAGAGTTAAAGGCCTCTATGTATATACAAGAAAAACATGACTAGGAAAAGAAAATTAGATAATTTAACAAGGAACAAGATAAACTTATAAACGTAGATCAATCCTATCTTCATGACTTACTGTTTTTTCAGTGCGACGTAGGAATTCAACTCCTTGACCTGAGTAGAAATGAAATATTTTCATAAGATAACAGACATGCAATGATGTATATACACAAGAAAGATTTGAAATGAGATTACACCATTGATTGTTTTTTCTCGTTCAGTATCTTGCTGGTATCAGGATCAACTGTATGTTCTAATTCCTTGACTTCTCTATCGAACTCTTTGATAAGCCTGGGAATTTGAACATTGTATTTGGGATTAGTTATCATAATCAAAAGCATTTTCCTATATAATCTTCAATCTTTAATGATTAATGATTCACTCTTATGAATCAGCTCCAGATATTTTTTTCTTTGGCAAATAAATTGGAATATATTAATCAAGGAATCAAATGCAGATAGTTCATACAGGTGTCAGGAGCAAATGGCTAAACAAAGCCTGCACAGCAACTAATACCTTACAAAACACCATAATAACATAAAACATAAACCAAACATACACACCCGGCTTAATATAAGCTGTCTCACATTGTATATGACTTGTAATGAAAAGAATTGTTTTTATATTATCATTTCTAAGATTTAATGTCATACGTATATCTACAAATCATCAAGTTAGAAATAATGTCCCATATAGCAGCACTTTGTATTTACCTTATGAGTACATGCGCATATACGAGCAGTCTAACACTCCAACTATATAAATAAAGCTGTAAACAATCAAAAGTTACCTTTTACATTCGCGCATTTTACCAGTGAGCTCTTCCAGCTGTCTACTCTGTCTATTTGCGTCTTTGATTTTCTCAAACTTTTGAAATCCATTTCTGCACCAAATTTAAACAATAACATTTCCATCAAATAGCTTATTTAGGTAACAAAGCTTCAGTGAAACTGCGTAACAGATAGTGGATTCCATCTTTTCAGTATCTACATGATGATGTACATACAAATTTCTAAAACACTAATCCAATAGTTGATTAATGATAAATATCACATCACATATAAGCATTAAATTACCACATTACACGTATTTTTGTTTGCAAATTTGATTTACCAGAGATCACTACAATCCTGATTCGCattaattttgaaactaaaatgCAACTAAGTTATCTGCAAGCTATCTTAACTAATATTGTAtacattttatatttatatacatcatAGAAACAACATTTTAATTCTAATTTTCCCTAACCTCTAAACACTAATAAGGCCTAGATTCTTCAACTTACCTTATGCAACTACATTTCATACATAAAACCTTCAAAGAAATAAAATCTGACATCATACAGTGACAAATCAATcaatcaatttaaaaaaaaaaatattacttacGAAAGTGCTCGAAAAATATCTGAAATCTGTCCTTCAATATCGTCAAGCTCCTCGCTAACGGCCGAATTCGAATAGGCCATTGTTAACTATCTCAATCAAAATCAATAAATTATATGTAGATATATAATTATGTATCTATCTTCGTGTAATAAATCATTAATTGATTCAAATCTTCGATAGATCTCGATCCGAATATTGTTTCAGAACTTGAAATAACGATTTTGAAGTCGCGAAGTTGAACTTAAGTGATCAGATCAGAGCAATGTAGCTCGATTACATACAGATCCGACTGAAAAACTTGAGAGATGAATTAAGCAGTTACTAATTTGGATGTTGTTGACATATAGAGACAGAAAACTATGAGCTGTGGAATCTCAAACTGGCGAGTGATTTTGGATTTGGAtgttataataatttataatttatgttGTACATTATGCAGCGATTGTTGTACTGACTTTGGATTTAAAATCAAGGGCCTAAATTTCGGCCGTTTAAACCGATGAGTGGGTCCATGTATATCATGTTATTGGACCATTAATGAAATATTTTTGAACCATTATACCATTTATATCGGTTTAAGTGACTGCGTCAGTTGGTGATGTGATGGAGAAGAAACGTCAGAATTCGACGTAACAGAGCGGCACTTGTTGGCATTTTTTTGACGTCAGTTGAAAAGAGACGGGAGAAGAAACAtgtatttctttatttatttttttattaatttaaaaatattatttttatcttcttttaatacttaactcaattatatttttacacatcatcacaatactcctaaccaACACCAAAAACTAACTTCACCACTACTCCACCCAAAAAAGAAACATGTCATAGtcatcaaaaaagtgcaaaaagcAAGAAACGCGAGCATGAAACGCCACACACCGTTACAAATGGTCTTAGTGAATGGTTTGGCACGTCCATGACGTATGAATGTTATATAAGACCATTTCTATCGGTCCGTTACTATGTCCCGTGAAATGACATGGAACTAAAGTGACGGATTGTCACGAAAATAATGGGGCTTTAGCTACACCCAAAAGTCACCAAAGTGACACAATGTCAAAGTGCCTTTGTTTTTAGGCCAGCCAATTacaatttttttattaatttttttttttttttttgaaaagcaagatggattatataaaataaaatgttTACATGGAGTATGCGATAGCATATTTTCAAAACAAGGAAACAAAGCTAAATTGAAAACAAAAGGACATGAATATCAACTAGGCTAAAAACTATCCATGGTCGTGGTAGGAATTCGGATTTAGAAGCCATTGGTTCCAATCAATCTTTATCTTCTTCGAACGAGTAGATAACCATTCAAAAGATCTTGTTTGAATTTCGCTTAAAATTGTCGGACCCGTTCCTTTTTTCTTCCGAAAAACAACTTGATTTCTATTTTGCCAAATTGAATAACCACACACCCACTCTATTGCTTGCCTAAAGGATGAAATAGTATAAGCATGCGGCGTATTAACATGAGATAAACCTTTGAATCTGTCTTCTAGAGGCAAGTGATTCGAAATAGACATGTTCCACCATCGGGCAACCCGATCCCATAAATCTTTTGCAAAATTACATTCAAGCAATATATGTTCCACTGTTTCAATGCCATTATCACAAACAGGGCATCTCAATGACTCAAGGTCCATTCCACGTTTATCTAATTCAGTTCGAACAGGGATTCGTCTTAACATCACACGCCATTTATAAATACAAATCTTTTTAGGAAGCAACTTATTACGCATTGTTTCATCGATATTCGGTTG
This window of the Rutidosis leptorrhynchoides isolate AG116_Rl617_1_P2 chromosome 7, CSIRO_AGI_Rlap_v1, whole genome shotgun sequence genome carries:
- the LOC139857539 gene encoding novel plant SNARE 11 → MAYSNSAVSEELDDIEGQISDIFRALSNGFQKFEKIKDANRQSRQLEELTGKMRECKRLIKEFDREVKELEHTVDPDTSKILNEKKQSMVKELNSYVALKKQYASNIENKRVDLFGGPAEGFEEDNGLLASSMTNQQLMDNGHHMMDETDQAIERSKKVVHETVNVGTETAAALKAQTEQMSRIVNELDSIHFSIKKASQLVKEIGRQVATDRCIMALLFLIVVGVIAVIIVKLVHPNNKNIPDIPGLAPPAPNRRLLWILD
- the LOC139860422 gene encoding uncharacterized protein, producing the protein MLDQKLLDSQPNIDETMRNKLLPKKICIYKWRVMLRRIPVRTELDKRGMDLESLRCPVCDNGIETVEHILLECNFAKDLWDRVARWWNMSISNHLPLEDRFKGLSHVNTPHAYTISSFRQAIEWVCGYSIWQNRNQVVFRKKKGTGPTILSEIQTRSFEWLSTRSKKIKIDWNQWLLNPNSYHDHG